A window of the Archocentrus centrarchus isolate MPI-CPG fArcCen1 chromosome 9, fArcCen1, whole genome shotgun sequence genome harbors these coding sequences:
- the cox7c gene encoding cytochrome c oxidase subunit 7C, mitochondrial → MLGQAVRRFATSAVRSGHYAEGPGKNLPFSVENKWRLLGMMVLFFGSGFAFPFIVVRHQILKK, encoded by the exons ATGCTCGGACAAGCTGTTAGGCGATTTGCAACTTCTGCTGTTCGTTCTGGACATTACGCGGAAGGACCAGGGAAG AACCTGCCATTTTCTGTGGAGAACAAGTGGCGTCTGCTGGGCATGATGGTGCTGTTCTTTGGCAGTGGCTTTGCATTCCCCTTTATTGTTGTCAGACATCAGATCCTAAAGAAGTAA